One window from the genome of Alkalihalobacillus sp. LMS6 encodes:
- a CDS encoding NAD-dependent succinate-semialdehyde dehydrogenase, which produces MKLYINGEWVGENLEQVDITNPANGEVVDQVPKGGTEEAKSAADAAAEAFKTWSKLSTYERSEKLELWHQYIEEHTEELATLMTKEQGKAIKESRGEIGYANSFIKWYAEEGKRNYGETIPASTDDKRLFAIKQPVGVVAAITPWNFPAAMITRKIAPALAVGCTAVIKPASQTPLTALKLAELAEKAGIPAGVVNVVVGSSSDISKVWQEDQRVRKLTFTGSTEVGKTLMKDSAETMKKISLELGGHAPVIVFKDADLDRAVEDTIASKFRNGGQTCVCANRIYVEESIADEFTNKMKAEVEKLTVGDGLDEHTDIGPLVDQDAVDKVLSHIADAKEKGATVVTGGTNTEGLFMEPTVLANVTDDMACMIEETFGPVAPITTFKQEEEAIERANDTIFGLAAYVFTKDINQAIRVTEALEYGIVGLNDGGPSAAQAPFGGFKQSGIGREGGRQGMDEYLETKYVSFKM; this is translated from the coding sequence ATGAAATTATATATTAATGGTGAATGGGTTGGCGAAAACTTAGAGCAAGTTGATATTACAAACCCAGCTAATGGAGAAGTGGTTGACCAAGTACCAAAAGGTGGCACAGAGGAAGCGAAGTCGGCGGCAGATGCAGCTGCTGAAGCATTTAAAACATGGTCAAAGCTTTCCACGTATGAACGTAGTGAGAAATTAGAATTGTGGCACCAATACATTGAAGAACACACCGAAGAGTTAGCAACATTAATGACAAAAGAGCAGGGGAAAGCCATTAAAGAGTCTCGTGGTGAGATTGGTTATGCGAATTCTTTTATTAAATGGTATGCAGAAGAAGGAAAGCGAAACTATGGAGAAACGATTCCTGCTTCCACAGACGATAAGCGATTGTTTGCGATTAAGCAGCCAGTCGGTGTCGTAGCAGCCATTACCCCGTGGAATTTTCCAGCAGCAATGATTACGAGAAAAATTGCACCTGCATTAGCAGTGGGCTGTACAGCTGTAATCAAGCCTGCTTCGCAAACCCCGTTAACGGCATTAAAGCTAGCAGAGCTTGCTGAAAAAGCAGGAATCCCTGCTGGCGTAGTGAATGTCGTTGTAGGTTCATCAAGTGATATTTCGAAAGTATGGCAAGAAGATCAACGTGTTCGAAAGCTTACGTTTACAGGCTCAACCGAAGTAGGAAAAACACTGATGAAAGATTCAGCAGAAACGATGAAGAAAATTTCATTAGAGTTAGGTGGCCACGCACCGGTGATTGTTTTTAAGGATGCCGACCTTGATCGAGCAGTTGAAGATACGATTGCATCTAAATTTCGTAACGGTGGACAAACGTGCGTGTGTGCAAATCGTATCTATGTCGAAGAGTCCATTGCTGATGAGTTTACGAACAAAATGAAGGCAGAAGTGGAGAAATTAACAGTAGGAGACGGATTAGATGAACATACTGATATAGGTCCACTTGTTGATCAAGATGCTGTTGATAAAGTCTTGTCTCATATAGCAGATGCGAAAGAAAAAGGCGCTACCGTCGTTACAGGCGGCACAAATACGGAGGGGCTTTTCATGGAGCCTACCGTGCTCGCAAATGTGACAGATGACATGGCGTGTATGATTGAGGAAACATTCGGCCCAGTCGCGCCAATTACGACATTTAAACAAGAAGAGGAAGCAATTGAGCGAGCAAATGATACCATTTTCGGCTTAGCCGCTTATGTATTCACGAAAGATATCAATCAAGCGATTCGTGTTACAGAAGCGCTAGAATATGGAATTGTTGGACTAAACGATGGTGGTCCATCGGCTGCGCAAGCGCCATTTGGAGGTTTTAAACAAAGTGGAATTGGACGTGAAGGCGGTAGACAAGGTATGGATGAGTACCTAGAAACCAAATACGTATCGTTTAAGATGTAG
- a CDS encoding M42 family metallopeptidase, translating to MKFKKAETIKLLEELVHIPSPSGYTEDAIAFVEAFLKTHEISYRKSNKGALIATIEGEDTTSHRMLTAHVDTLGAIVKELKPNGRLRLDLVGGFAYQSIEGEYVTIHKSDGTTVSGTVVVHQSSVHVYKDARTIERTQKNMEIRVDAKVEDIEGLRQLGVDVGDFVSFAPRFEQTETGFIKSRHLDDKASVSLVLMLMKELKASQMKLPYTTHVLISNNEEIGYGGNASIPPEVVEYVAVDMGAIGDGQQSDEYTVSICVKDSSGPYHYGLRNHFVQLCKDNEIPYKLDIYPYYGSDASAAIRSGHDIVHGLIGPGIEGSHSMERTHEQSLEATFNLLYAYMTTSMNH from the coding sequence ATGAAGTTTAAGAAAGCAGAAACGATTAAGCTATTAGAAGAGTTAGTTCACATTCCAAGTCCGTCTGGCTACACTGAAGATGCGATAGCGTTTGTTGAAGCGTTTTTAAAAACGCACGAAATCTCTTATCGGAAATCAAACAAAGGTGCTTTAATTGCGACGATCGAAGGAGAAGACACGACTTCTCACCGAATGCTAACGGCTCATGTTGATACGTTAGGAGCGATCGTTAAAGAGTTAAAGCCGAATGGACGTTTAAGGTTAGATTTAGTTGGTGGATTTGCGTATCAGTCTATCGAAGGCGAATATGTGACGATTCATAAAAGCGACGGAACGACGGTTTCTGGAACGGTTGTTGTGCACCAGTCCTCTGTTCACGTTTATAAAGATGCGCGAACGATTGAGCGAACGCAAAAAAATATGGAAATTCGCGTCGATGCGAAAGTGGAGGATATAGAAGGTTTACGTCAGCTTGGCGTTGACGTCGGAGATTTTGTTAGTTTTGCACCGCGATTTGAACAAACTGAAACAGGGTTTATTAAATCAAGGCATTTGGATGATAAAGCAAGTGTAAGCTTAGTATTAATGCTGATGAAAGAGTTAAAAGCAAGTCAAATGAAGCTACCTTATACAACGCATGTCCTCATTTCAAATAATGAGGAAATTGGCTACGGGGGAAATGCGTCAATTCCACCTGAAGTTGTAGAGTATGTAGCGGTGGATATGGGCGCAATTGGTGATGGTCAGCAGTCTGATGAGTATACCGTTTCTATATGCGTGAAAGATTCGAGTGGTCCTTACCATTATGGCTTAAGAAATCACTTTGTACAGCTATGTAAGGATAATGAGATCCCGTACAAGTTAGACATTTATCCTTATTATGGGTCAGATGCATCGGCTGCCATTCGTTCGGGTCATGATATTGTTCATGGACTCATTGGACCAGGTATTGAAGGCTCTCATTCAATGGAGCGAACCCACGAACAATCACTTGAAGCGACGTTCAATCTTTTATATGCGTACATGACAACTTCAATGAATCATTAA
- a CDS encoding DUF5366 family protein: MNRYLTGHLPLISIFLFSLSFALYGQRLAIDWLEQNGILDGMADLLSINEIRIGLILMLMLLFFMIFSALKLIADTVNSLSFLFFSSKADESNSGSKTEGGQWIYFIGSIVALVLHPFIIVVLLAFLVASFAYIVFVVYRIAESLTIPGLIGFICFHLFFWAAFLFTILFVVFRLYNTFIASLPL, from the coding sequence ATGAACCGATACTTAACTGGACATCTACCTTTAATAAGCATTTTTTTATTTAGTTTGTCGTTTGCCTTATACGGCCAACGACTTGCAATCGATTGGCTTGAACAAAATGGAATTTTAGACGGCATGGCAGATCTTCTCTCCATAAACGAAATTCGAATCGGCCTTATTCTCATGCTGATGTTGCTGTTTTTCATGATCTTTTCAGCACTAAAATTAATTGCGGATACCGTCAATTCTCTTTCGTTTTTATTCTTTTCCAGCAAAGCTGACGAAAGCAATAGTGGGAGCAAGACAGAAGGAGGCCAATGGATTTATTTTATCGGCAGCATCGTTGCTCTCGTTCTACATCCCTTCATCATCGTCGTTCTATTAGCATTTCTAGTTGCTTCGTTTGCCTACATTGTGTTTGTTGTTTATCGTATTGCTGAATCGTTAACAATCCCAGGCTTAATTGGATTTATTTGCTTTCATTTATTTTTTTGGGCGGCATTTTTGTTTACGATTTTATTTGTGGTATTTCGGTTATACAATACATTTATTGCAAGTCTACCTCTTTAA
- the queG gene encoding tRNA epoxyqueuosine(34) reductase QueG, which translates to MNVELLKHKLLEYSKTIGIDKVRITTADPFLSLKDRLITHQEKGYASGFEHPHLEERIDPSLSLKEVRTIISIAVAYPSKLSHSPKSVKGERRGFFSRSSWGIDYHDVLNDRLKKIEDFLMQECGSIETVRMVDTGALSDRAVAERAGIGWSAKNTFIIAPELGSYVFLGNLLTTIPFPVDEPIEDLCGSCQKCIDACPTGALVEPGVLNAQACLSYQTQTKGFMPDEYRSKIGNYLYGWDTCQLVCPYNRDQDHHQHVEMEPDPEKIKPLLIPLLTMSNKAFKKEFGHMAGSWRGKKPIQRNAIIALAHYKEKSALPTLLHLLTEDPRPVIRGTSAWAIGKISESEHEKKALEDAKLNEQDEDVKNEIEKGLAFLKQKGE; encoded by the coding sequence ATGAATGTTGAGTTACTAAAGCATAAATTACTCGAATACAGTAAAACGATCGGTATTGATAAAGTAAGGATCACGACAGCAGATCCTTTTTTGTCGTTAAAAGATCGCCTCATCACCCATCAAGAAAAAGGCTATGCATCGGGATTTGAACACCCTCATCTTGAAGAACGGATAGACCCTAGCCTAAGTTTAAAAGAAGTTCGAACGATTATTTCAATTGCCGTAGCATATCCGTCCAAACTTTCACATTCACCAAAAAGTGTAAAAGGTGAAAGAAGGGGGTTTTTCTCCCGCTCGTCTTGGGGTATAGACTATCATGATGTTTTGAATGATCGACTAAAAAAAATTGAAGATTTTCTAATGCAAGAGTGCGGATCAATTGAAACGGTCCGAATGGTTGATACAGGCGCTTTATCTGATCGAGCAGTCGCAGAAAGAGCTGGTATCGGCTGGAGTGCAAAAAATACATTTATTATTGCGCCAGAGCTAGGCAGCTATGTTTTTCTAGGGAACTTACTAACGACAATCCCTTTTCCTGTTGATGAACCGATAGAAGATTTATGTGGTTCCTGTCAAAAATGCATTGATGCTTGTCCAACTGGTGCACTTGTAGAGCCTGGTGTTTTAAATGCTCAAGCCTGTTTATCTTATCAAACTCAGACAAAAGGGTTTATGCCTGACGAGTATCGTTCAAAAATCGGAAATTACTTGTATGGATGGGACACCTGTCAGCTTGTATGCCCATATAATAGAGATCAGGACCATCATCAGCACGTTGAAATGGAACCCGATCCAGAGAAGATAAAGCCTTTGCTTATTCCTCTACTGACGATGAGTAATAAGGCATTTAAAAAAGAATTCGGTCATATGGCAGGGTCTTGGCGAGGAAAGAAACCCATCCAGCGGAATGCAATTATTGCTTTAGCACACTATAAAGAAAAATCCGCGCTTCCTACGTTGCTTCACCTATTAACTGAAGATCCAAGACCTGTCATTCGGGGAACGTCTGCATGGGCAATTGGAAAAATAAGTGAAAGTGAACACGAGAAGAAGGCATTAGAGGATGCGAAATTGAATGAACAGGATGAAGATGTGAAAAATGAAATCGAAAAGGGTCTTGCGTTTTTAAAGCAGAAAGGCGAATAG
- a CDS encoding amidase domain-containing protein → MKKKWLVPLHARVKQLNTAYLNGNQGKDLPEKDRVAFVKDAEELNERGAEVVSAKIKGDVLNAVTFDSLTQVDYFIVLDRLIKQGERTYMEERTMRRRAFFEGSVLVEDQCQTIYPLSLQERGERRTGNIVRDEQSSYNRRNAVRYAEQWWDDYNPAFVRFEDNCTNYVSQCLYAGGAPMTSKTAKQRGWWYENEKRMSLSWSVAHSFRWHLSGATTGLRGEEKKMARDLLPGDVICYDFNGNGKWNHCAIVIAKDANNEPLVNAQTINSRYRYWTYQNSPAYTEQIQYKFFHITV, encoded by the coding sequence ATGAAGAAAAAATGGCTAGTCCCTCTACATGCTAGAGTAAAACAACTAAATACCGCTTATTTAAATGGAAACCAAGGAAAAGATTTGCCCGAAAAAGACCGAGTTGCGTTTGTAAAAGATGCAGAAGAATTAAATGAACGAGGCGCGGAAGTCGTTAGTGCAAAAATAAAAGGTGACGTCTTAAATGCTGTGACCTTTGATTCATTAACCCAAGTCGATTATTTTATCGTGCTTGACCGTTTAATTAAACAAGGAGAGCGGACGTATATGGAAGAACGAACAATGCGAAGGCGCGCCTTTTTCGAAGGAAGCGTTCTTGTAGAGGATCAATGTCAAACGATTTATCCATTATCTTTGCAAGAACGTGGCGAGCGACGGACCGGCAACATTGTTCGAGATGAACAGTCTAGCTACAATCGTAGAAATGCAGTTCGTTATGCAGAGCAATGGTGGGATGATTACAATCCTGCTTTCGTGCGCTTTGAAGACAACTGCACAAACTACGTTTCACAATGCTTATATGCAGGTGGTGCGCCGATGACTAGTAAAACGGCAAAACAACGAGGCTGGTGGTACGAAAATGAAAAAAGAATGAGTTTAAGCTGGTCTGTTGCACATTCGTTTAGATGGCATTTAAGCGGGGCAACAACAGGGTTAAGAGGCGAAGAAAAAAAGATGGCCCGCGATCTTCTTCCAGGTGATGTAATTTGCTACGACTTTAATGGAAATGGAAAATGGAACCATTGTGCGATTGTGATTGCGAAAGATGCGAATAATGAACCGCTTGTTAATGCCCAAACGATCAACAGTCGCTATCGCTATTGGACGTATCAAAATTCACCCGCTTATACAGAACAAATTCAGTATAAATTTTTTCATATCACCGTTTAA
- a CDS encoding ABC transporter permease: protein MIGILYNEWLKSWYGRKVWVFIIVMGVFLAGAVGLSLLTQANMGEPMNAGVFAEISVSLFPMFVMLFGVVLIAGAIAGEFTNGTIKQLLIRPTSRHALLFGKWFGNLLFSLFMFFAIVIVSVVTGLFIFSTEGLSITEMFSNVFEMALYQLPTVVFYIALATLIAVLTKSTALTIIITFAPMFFSSLVQLFISQYDWSKWIIVSHVEFFGNYYSADMAFGTPPFESMWASLAFLFAHIVIILLVAHLVFKKRDVL, encoded by the coding sequence ATGATAGGCATTTTATACAATGAATGGCTGAAGTCTTGGTACGGACGAAAAGTCTGGGTATTTATCATCGTCATGGGCGTATTTCTTGCAGGTGCTGTGGGGCTTTCCCTTTTAACACAGGCTAACATGGGAGAACCCATGAATGCCGGAGTATTTGCAGAAATAAGCGTGTCTTTGTTTCCTATGTTTGTCATGTTGTTCGGTGTCGTCTTGATTGCAGGTGCAATTGCAGGAGAATTTACAAATGGCACAATTAAACAATTGCTAATTAGACCGACTTCACGGCATGCCTTACTGTTTGGCAAATGGTTTGGGAACTTACTTTTCTCTCTCTTTATGTTTTTTGCGATTGTCATCGTTTCCGTTGTGACAGGCTTATTTATTTTCAGTACCGAAGGGTTATCGATTACAGAGATGTTTTCTAACGTTTTTGAAATGGCGCTTTATCAGTTGCCGACTGTTGTATTTTATATTGCGCTAGCGACACTCATTGCTGTTCTGACAAAAAGTACCGCGTTAACCATCATTATTACGTTCGCTCCGATGTTCTTTAGCAGTTTAGTCCAGCTATTTATCTCGCAGTATGACTGGTCAAAGTGGATCATCGTATCGCATGTTGAATTTTTCGGGAATTATTATTCAGCGGACATGGCGTTTGGGACACCACCTTTTGAAAGTATGTGGGCTTCGCTAGCATTCTTATTTGCACACATCGTAATCATTTTACTGGTAGCTCATCTTGTATTTAAAAAACGAGATGTGCTTTAA
- a CDS encoding methylated-DNA--[protein]-cysteine S-methyltransferase: MHVMTRFYVKEVHTPIGLLTIVSSDKGLTHLSFGPLNKANLAARLARFGMKPEWLELGENESLLAAEQLMEYFNGERQEFDVSIDLIGTPFQKKVWSALNTITYGETKSYKEIAEMIGAPKAVRAVGGANNQNPLPIIIPCHRVIGSNGAMVGYGGGLTNKERLLSLESKMKIS; encoded by the coding sequence ATGCACGTCATGACAAGGTTTTATGTGAAAGAGGTTCATACTCCGATAGGGCTTTTGACGATTGTTTCCTCAGATAAAGGATTAACGCATCTTAGTTTTGGTCCTTTAAATAAAGCGAATTTGGCAGCTCGATTAGCTCGATTTGGAATGAAGCCCGAATGGTTAGAATTAGGAGAAAATGAATCGTTGCTAGCAGCTGAACAATTAATGGAATACTTTAACGGCGAGCGACAGGAATTTGATGTATCAATCGACTTAATTGGGACCCCTTTTCAGAAAAAAGTGTGGTCTGCATTAAATACAATTACTTATGGTGAAACAAAAAGCTATAAAGAGATTGCGGAGATGATTGGAGCCCCAAAAGCTGTTCGCGCAGTAGGCGGTGCGAACAATCAAAATCCCCTTCCAATTATCATTCCATGTCATAGAGTAATTGGTTCAAACGGAGCCATGGTTGGCTATGGTGGGGGTTTAACAAATAAAGAACGGTTGTTATCATTAGAATCAAAGATGAAAATTTCATAA
- the trmL gene encoding tRNA (uridine(34)/cytosine(34)/5-carboxymethylaminomethyluridine(34)-2'-O)-methyltransferase TrmL, whose amino-acid sequence MGLHIVLYQPEIPANTGNIARTCAGTNTTLHLIRPLGFSTDDKMLKRAGCDYWPNVKIHYYDSIDELFQRYRQGEFFFIETIGQHHYSDFDYTNTEAEYFFVFGKETTGLPQKLVEERKERCFRIPQTDVIRSLNLSNTAAIVIYEALRQQGFPTLK is encoded by the coding sequence ATGGGATTGCATATTGTACTTTATCAACCAGAAATACCTGCGAACACGGGAAATATTGCACGCACATGTGCTGGCACAAACACAACGCTACACTTGATTCGACCACTGGGCTTTTCAACAGATGACAAGATGTTAAAACGTGCAGGTTGTGATTACTGGCCAAATGTAAAGATTCATTACTATGATTCAATTGACGAATTGTTCCAACGCTATCGTCAAGGAGAGTTCTTTTTTATTGAAACGATAGGGCAACATCATTATAGTGATTTCGATTATACCAACACAGAGGCGGAGTACTTTTTTGTATTCGGTAAAGAAACGACAGGATTGCCGCAAAAATTAGTAGAAGAGCGGAAAGAGCGGTGCTTTCGCATTCCGCAAACTGATGTGATCCGCTCGCTAAATTTATCAAATACAGCTGCAATTGTCATTTATGAAGCGTTAAGACAACAAGGTTTCCCGACGCTGAAGTAA
- a CDS encoding ATP-binding cassette domain-containing protein, producing the protein MRVEVKNVHKNYGRKQVFNDLSFRFDHNHFIVLLGANGSGKSTLLKMCAGLAPFSKGTIQLNDQKERIDRAQQASYVAEQAGFPIHQSAEVIIDQQQKLYSDFNKDQALRYCEDMNVPIQTNWASLSTGQRHLLSLIIAISTQKPFLFIDELLANLDTTKKEAMQQMLTDFLLEGGRTIVMATHAYEDVEMLADGAIFIEGNGVRTIPDLEEWRTEYSASLRDLFARVGRE; encoded by the coding sequence ATGAGAGTTGAAGTCAAAAATGTACATAAAAACTATGGACGTAAACAGGTATTTAATGATTTATCTTTTCGTTTTGATCATAATCATTTTATCGTTTTGTTAGGCGCAAACGGCTCCGGTAAATCAACATTGCTTAAGATGTGTGCAGGATTAGCGCCATTTTCAAAAGGAACGATTCAATTAAATGATCAAAAGGAACGGATCGATCGAGCGCAACAAGCTAGTTATGTAGCAGAACAAGCAGGTTTCCCGATCCATCAATCGGCGGAAGTGATCATTGATCAACAACAAAAGCTGTATTCTGATTTCAATAAAGATCAAGCGCTACGTTATTGTGAAGACATGAATGTTCCAATTCAAACCAACTGGGCTTCACTTTCTACGGGGCAACGTCATCTTCTATCTTTAATTATAGCCATTTCAACACAAAAGCCGTTTTTATTTATTGATGAGCTGCTTGCGAATCTAGACACCACCAAAAAAGAAGCGATGCAACAAATGTTAACAGATTTCTTGCTTGAAGGCGGTCGTACCATTGTGATGGCTACGCATGCGTATGAAGATGTGGAGATGCTTGCTGATGGAGCCATTTTTATAGAGGGGAACGGTGTTAGAACCATTCCAGATCTAGAGGAGTGGCGGACTGAGTACAGCGCTTCACTCCGAGATTTATTTGCAAGGGTGGGGAGAGAATGA
- a CDS encoding GntR family transcriptional regulator: MSIQFDPNKAIYAQIVDSFYQQICSAELAPGNKLPSVRETAQNLKVNPNTVSRAYQEMDREEVTFSKRGQGTFVTEDLARIRSLKEALAQKQLNELVKYMRKLGYDDETMIEALTKTVKEVRS; encoded by the coding sequence TTGTCAATACAGTTTGATCCGAACAAAGCCATTTATGCCCAGATTGTTGATTCCTTTTACCAACAGATTTGTAGCGCTGAGCTAGCGCCTGGTAATAAACTACCTTCTGTCCGCGAAACAGCACAAAATTTAAAAGTAAATCCTAATACGGTGTCTCGAGCTTATCAAGAGATGGATCGGGAAGAAGTAACATTTTCAAAACGTGGACAAGGGACATTTGTAACAGAAGATTTAGCAAGAATCCGATCATTAAAAGAAGCGCTTGCGCAAAAACAATTAAATGAGCTTGTGAAGTATATGCGCAAACTGGGCTATGACGATGAAACCATGATAGAGGCTCTTACGAAAACAGTAAAGGAGGTGAGAAGTTGA
- a CDS encoding GNAT family N-acetyltransferase, whose translation MIRKAVMTDCQPIHHLIQTSFQIYRHDPVTASALHETRLSIALRLSRHEEAFVCMKDNRIVGCIFYAQNQHVCTFFRLSVDPAYQGQGISKLLLKTVEQEALNRSCHELMCETRATNIPFYAKQGYEEVSFNTSSSLYVFKKSLNMSKKTWQCA comes from the coding sequence TTGATACGCAAAGCCGTTATGACTGATTGTCAACCAATTCATCACTTAATTCAAACGTCTTTTCAAATCTACAGACATGATCCTGTTACTGCATCTGCGTTGCATGAAACGAGACTTTCCATCGCTTTACGTCTTTCAAGGCATGAAGAAGCATTTGTCTGTATGAAAGACAATCGAATTGTTGGGTGCATCTTTTACGCGCAAAATCAGCATGTTTGTACGTTTTTTCGCTTAAGCGTTGATCCTGCGTATCAAGGTCAAGGTATTAGTAAGCTTCTGCTAAAAACAGTGGAGCAAGAAGCATTAAATCGTTCATGTCACGAACTTATGTGTGAAACAAGAGCTACAAACATTCCGTTTTATGCAAAGCAAGGCTATGAGGAAGTGTCCTTTAATACTAGCTCTTCCTTATATGTATTTAAAAAGTCTTTGAACATGTCAAAAAAAACATGGCAGTGCGCGTGA
- a CDS encoding antibiotic biosynthesis monooxygenase, giving the protein MYIVMNELNVTPEKKKMLQERFGKASDNMAKVDGCLEFMFLSNQDDEKKEVVFTKWASKQDYENWLASESFAKAHKNTDKSTDQKPAASANELHAYEVIHHYKGE; this is encoded by the coding sequence ATGTACATCGTTATGAACGAACTTAACGTTACACCTGAAAAGAAAAAAATGCTGCAGGAGCGCTTTGGAAAGGCATCCGACAATATGGCAAAAGTAGACGGTTGCTTAGAATTTATGTTTTTATCAAATCAAGACGATGAAAAAAAAGAAGTCGTTTTCACAAAATGGGCTTCAAAACAAGATTACGAAAACTGGCTTGCAAGTGAATCTTTTGCAAAAGCGCACAAAAATACCGACAAATCTACTGATCAAAAGCCAGCTGCCAGCGCAAATGAACTTCACGCCTATGAAGTGATCCACCATTATAAAGGTGAATAA
- a CDS encoding ABC transporter ATP-binding protein yields MTDFPLQIKGLNKSFGKNHIIKDMSFQLKRGQIYGFLGPNGSGKTTTIRMIVSLIAPDSGDVIIEGNNIRTNRKQALSKIGAIVEDPDLYGYLTGQQNLEHFARLSNQVISKERIKEVVSLVELEGAMKKKVKSYSLGMKQRLGIAVSLLHRPSVLILDEPTNGLDPKGIRDLRSYLQRLAKEDGVTLLVSSHQLSEIETLCDRAIVIKKGEVVDEISMSDDERIEQTLTVKIEAKPATKAFEILSTYGAVKQNGTAVELEKQSYEEIPNIVAALINEQVHVYGVTYQNRLEDAYFTLTEEREEEVS; encoded by the coding sequence ATGACAGATTTTCCGTTACAAATTAAAGGTCTTAATAAGTCATTCGGAAAAAATCATATTATTAAGGACATGAGTTTTCAGTTAAAACGAGGGCAAATTTATGGTTTTTTAGGTCCGAATGGCTCTGGAAAGACAACGACGATTCGAATGATTGTGTCGCTTATCGCCCCAGATTCAGGGGATGTCATTATTGAGGGGAACAATATTCGGACAAATCGAAAACAAGCATTGTCGAAAATCGGTGCAATTGTTGAAGACCCAGACTTATATGGTTATTTAACAGGGCAGCAAAACCTTGAGCACTTCGCTCGATTGAGTAACCAGGTCATTTCAAAAGAGCGTATAAAAGAAGTGGTTTCTTTAGTCGAGCTTGAAGGGGCAATGAAGAAGAAAGTAAAGTCTTACTCATTGGGAATGAAGCAACGGTTAGGAATTGCGGTGTCGCTTTTGCATCGTCCTTCTGTGTTGATCTTGGATGAACCAACCAATGGTTTAGATCCGAAAGGCATTCGAGATCTCAGGTCGTATTTACAACGGTTAGCCAAGGAAGACGGGGTGACACTACTCGTTTCTAGTCATCAACTAAGTGAAATTGAAACGCTATGTGACCGTGCGATTGTTATTAAAAAAGGTGAAGTAGTAGACGAGATTTCAATGAGTGACGATGAACGCATCGAGCAAACCTTAACGGTGAAAATTGAAGCAAAACCAGCCACAAAAGCGTTTGAAATTTTATCAACGTATGGGGCGGTTAAACAAAATGGAACGGCGGTTGAATTAGAAAAACAATCGTATGAAGAGATCCCAAACATTGTAGCAGCACTTATTAATGAACAGGTTCACGTTTACGGCGTAACGTATCAAAATCGTTTAGAGGATGCGTACTTTACGCTCACCGAAGAGCGAGAGGAGGAAGTATCATGA
- a CDS encoding Dps family protein, giving the protein MAQEKIQSVLNKQVANWSVLYVKLHNYHWYVKGPHFFTLHEKFEELYNEAGATVDELAERLLAIKGYPVATMEEYLKLSSIDEGNKNLHADDMVADLVSDYEKLADELKSGIDVCGSLDDDATEDMLIGLKETIEKHAWMLRAYTKQTSDVRS; this is encoded by the coding sequence ATGGCACAAGAGAAAATTCAATCTGTTTTAAACAAACAAGTAGCAAACTGGAGTGTTCTTTATGTGAAACTCCACAATTATCATTGGTATGTGAAAGGCCCTCACTTTTTCACACTACATGAGAAATTTGAAGAGCTTTACAATGAAGCAGGCGCTACGGTTGATGAGTTAGCTGAGCGATTACTCGCTATTAAAGGCTACCCTGTTGCAACAATGGAAGAATACTTAAAGCTGTCGTCTATTGACGAAGGAAATAAAAACTTACATGCAGATGATATGGTCGCAGACTTAGTTAGTGACTATGAGAAGCTAGCAGATGAGTTGAAATCAGGAATCGATGTATGTGGTTCTTTAGATGATGATGCTACAGAAGATATGTTAATTGGATTAAAAGAAACTATTGAAAAACATGCTTGGATGTTACGTGCATATACAAAACAAACATCGGATGTTCGTTCATAA